In Arthrobacter sp. MN05-02, the genomic stretch CCCCTGCCGGACCGCACCAACATCGTCCTCTCCCACTCCGGCACGGACCTGCCGGGCGCCGTCGTCGTCGATTCGCTGGACGCCGCCCTCGAGGCCGCACAGGCCGCGCCGGGTGCCGAGGAGATCTGGATCATCGGCGGCGGGCGGGTCTACGCCGAGGCCTTGGACCGGGCGAACGCCGCCCTCGTCACCGTCGTCGAGTCCACCGTCGAGGGTGACACCGTCGCTCCGGCCCTCGGTGCCGACTGGACCCTCGCGGCGCTGAGCCCCGAATCCGGTTGGTCCGAGTCCTCGGGCGGGACCCGGTACCGGATCAGCCTCTGGACGAAGCAGGGCTGAACCCGCGGCCCGGCCGGCATCACGGAGGCGTCGGGTCACAAAGCGCGTTCGGGAGGGCCTCCGCGGCTAAACTGGAGGGCATGACTCCAGCACCCGACAGCCCAGCCCTGCCCTCCGTCGGATTCGTGGGCTGGCGCGGCATGGTGGGCTCGGTCCTCATGCAGCGGCTCCAGGACGAGGACGATTTCGCCCGCATCAACCCCGTGTTCTTCTCGACATCGGCCGCGGGCGGTGCCGCGCCGTCGTTCGCCGACGGCTCCGGCACCCTGCAGGACGCGTACGACGTCGAGACGCTCGCCAAACTGCCCATCATCGTGACGGCGCAGGGCGGCGACTACACGTCCGAGGTCTACCCGAAGCTGCGCGACGCCGGGTGGTCGGGGCTCTGGCTCGACGCCGCGTCCACCCTGCGGATGGAGCAGGACAGCGTGATCGTCCTCGACCCCGTCAACCGGTCGGCCATCGACGCCGGGCTCGCGAACGGTGTCCGCGACTTCATCGGCGGCAACTGCACGGTCTCCTGCATGCTCATGGGGCTGGGCGGACTCTTCCGCAACGGCCTCGTGGAGTGGGGCACCTCGATGACGTACCAGGCGGCCTCCGGCGGCGGCGCCCGCCACATGCGCGAGCTCCTCAACCAGTTCGGGGCCCTCCACGGCACCGTCGCCCTGAACCTGGACGATCCCGCCTCCGCGATCCTCGACATCGACCGGGCGATCCTCGCCAAGCAGCGGCACCCGAGCCTCGAGGCCACGCAGTTCGGCGTGCCCCTGGCCGGATCTGTCATCCCTTGGATCGACAGCGACCTCGGGAACGGCCAGTCCAAGGAGGAGTGGAAGGCCGGAGCGGAGACGAACAAGATCCTCGGCACCGACACCCGCATCCCCTTCGACGGCCTGTGCGTCCGCGTGGGTGCCATGCGCTCGCACTCGCAGGCCCTCACCCTGAAGCTGACGCAGGACCTGCCCGTGAGCGAGATCGAGTCGATCATCGCTGCGGACAACGAGTGGGTGCGGGTCATTCCGAACACGAAGACGGACACCCTCGCGGGACTGACACCGGTCGCGGCGACGGGGTCGCTGGACATCCCCGTGGGCCGGATCCGCAAGCTGGAGATGGGCCCGGACTACATCAGCGCCTTCACGGTGGGCGACCAGCTGCTGTGGGGTGCGGCCGAGCCGCTGCGCCGGATGCTGATGATCGCCACCGGCAACCTCTAGGCCTCGCCGGGCCTGTCTCCCGCCGAAGCCGGGCCCGGCGCCGCCACCTGGTAGATCAGTGCCCTGGCGACGTCGCGGACCCGCACATTGGTGTCGTTGGACATCTGCTTGAGGCGCAGGAAGGCCTCGTCGCTACCGCAGCGATGGTGCGCCATGAGGATCCCCTTCGCCTGGTCGATCACGCCCCGGGACGTCAGTGCCTCCTGCAGCTGCTCGACCTCCCGGCGCGCTGAGTGGTAGAGGCTCGAGTGCGCCATGGCTGTCGCAGCATACTCCGCGAAGCGGCGGGAACTCTCGGCGGAGTCCCCCGACGGCGGCTCCTGCAGGTAGTCGAAAACCCTGACGAGATCGTCGCGGTAGTCGGTCACGTCCTCCACCTGCTGCAGGACGGCGACCACAGCGCCGTCGTCGAACACGGGGATGTTGACCGGGCTCCAGTAGCGCTCGAGGAACGCGCCGGGCCGCGTGGGGTCGGGGATGTCGTAGCGGTGGATGTGCATGCTGTCACGGTGCCCGGTGGAGATCACGCGTTCGAGTGACTGACGCATGGTGCGGGCAGGTGCTTCGTCGGTCTGCAGCGGATTCTCGGGAAAGACCTCGAACGCCTGCCGCCCGATCAGCTCCTCACGCTGCATTCCCGTCGACTCGGTGAACGCCGCATTGACGTCGAGGATGACGAAATCCAGATCCATGAGCGAGAAACCGGAGGTCGATGCCTCGAAGGCGCCCGCCCTGAGGGAGTCGGCTGTGCCGGCTGATCGGTGCTCCGGAAGATAGCGTTGTTCGGTCATGCAGTTCCTTGCCGGTCAAGACACTCACCGCGCGGAGCTGAGGAATCGCGTGCGGTCGTACGTAGACAATATTTTATCCAGTGCCGCCGACATCGCGAGGGCACGGTCCGTCCTCGCATCCCGGGCGGGAAAAGGTCGGAGGGCCGCGGCAGGATGGGCGCATGGATTCCGTGAACGCA encodes the following:
- a CDS encoding dihydrofolate reductase encodes the protein MSGTPSPSTLSVRDAVGSHPVIGMIWAQTENGVIGRDGGIPWHVPEDMAHFKATTTGHPVIMGRRTWESFPEKFRPLPDRTNIVLSHSGTDLPGAVVVDSLDAALEAAQAAPGAEEIWIIGGGRVYAEALDRANAALVTVVESTVEGDTVAPALGADWTLAALSPESGWSESSGGTRYRISLWTKQG
- the asd gene encoding aspartate-semialdehyde dehydrogenase — its product is MTPAPDSPALPSVGFVGWRGMVGSVLMQRLQDEDDFARINPVFFSTSAAGGAAPSFADGSGTLQDAYDVETLAKLPIIVTAQGGDYTSEVYPKLRDAGWSGLWLDAASTLRMEQDSVIVLDPVNRSAIDAGLANGVRDFIGGNCTVSCMLMGLGGLFRNGLVEWGTSMTYQAASGGGARHMRELLNQFGALHGTVALNLDDPASAILDIDRAILAKQRHPSLEATQFGVPLAGSVIPWIDSDLGNGQSKEEWKAGAETNKILGTDTRIPFDGLCVRVGAMRSHSQALTLKLTQDLPVSEIESIIAADNEWVRVIPNTKTDTLAGLTPVAATGSLDIPVGRIRKLEMGPDYISAFTVGDQLLWGAAEPLRRMLMIATGNL